The DNA sequence TAACGCATTTTCAAATTCGGTCATCAATACTGAATTAGAAATACTGCTGATTAATTCCTTTGTTTCTGCATTAATAGGTTTATTTTCAAGTTCCGTAAGAATGTTGTGGATAAGTCCCGGCTGTTCCTGTCTCAGCGCTTCCCGTAGTTTTGCGAACAGGGGAAGATATCGGGAAATATCGGAACCGGTGTCAGCGGCGGCGCCGGAATTCAATGCCGCCCCTATCTGTTCCGCCAGTTTTTTTAACTCCCGGTAAAAATGGGGGAGCTCCTTTTCGATAAGAGGGATATCCCCAGCCCTTCCCGCAGCCTCCAGTTCTTCCGCTTTTTTTGAAACGGCGGCGGCGCCTATGGTAGCGGCGGCGCTTTTGAGGGCGTGCACGTTGGTGGTAAAAAGGGAAAGCTCCTGTGCATTGGGAACCTGTTCCAGTAAAGGCAGGCGTTCCCAAGCATCCTTACGGAATGTTGTCAGTACCTTCCTGTAGGCCGCCTCATTGCCGCCGGTCATGGTCAGGCCCTTGGCGGTATCCACCCCGTCAATGTGTATATCCGTGGTTTCCGTTATCCTTTTCGGGGCGGTTCCCGGCGCCGGTTTTACCCGCTTTTCAGGGGGTATCCACTTGTCCATCATCCCGTCAAGTTTGGATATTTCAATGGGTTTGGAAAGGTAGTCGTTAAAGCCCTTTGATAAAAACATTTCCTTCATCCCGGTCACCGCGTTTGCGGTGAGGGCTATGATTGGAACATTTTTCGTATGTTCCGGCTGTTCGTCTTCCCAGGCGCGTATGGCCGCGGTGGCTTCAATGCCGTCCATTTCCGGCATCATATGATCCATAAACACTATGTCATACCGGTTTCTTTTTATCAGTTCTACTGCCTCCCTTCCGCCGGTGGCGGTAGTAATATCCGTCTGATATAAACTCAGGAGACCCTTGGCAACATTCAGGTTGGTAACAATATCATCAACGATGAGGAGGCGGGCATCCGGGGCGATAAACCGTAAATTGGTTTCCTTATGATACGGGGTATCCGTCTTTTCGTTAATTACATTGGCGATGGACAGGGTATAGGCGGGCATGGTGATAATGGGGATATTTTTGAAGGAGACAATTTCCTCCTGATTTGCCAGGAGTACCAGCTTTGTGGGCAGGGATAACTCCTGTATAACGGATAGGGCCGCTTCTACCGCTGGGGCGCATACAAAGGCAAAGGCATACTGTTTCTCCCCAGGGTGTGAACACGCCCTAAGTTCCTGAATGATCCCATCCGCATTTCTCACGGCCGTTACCGGTACTCCCAGATTTTTCATCGAACGGACAAGGGATTCGGCGTATTCCTTCCGGCTTTCATAGAGCAATACCGTTTTTGTTTCGGAGTTTTCAATAGATGCCAGGGACTCCTGGTCCCAGAAACGCTGTGGGATGGACGCAGTAAAGATACTACCCGCTCCGTATGCGCTGTTCACGGTAATATCCCCGCCCATGAGGCGGCAGAGCTTGCGGCTTATGGCAAGCCCGAGACCCGTTCCTTCAACGCCCTGGTTTTTGTGGGTGTCAAGCTGCTGGAATTCACCGAATAATTTACCCATGTCCTCTTGTTTAATACCAATACCGGTGTCGGCCACCGAAATGGTCAGCACGATCCGGTCTTCGTGGGTTTCGCCGGTGATGGTAAGGATGATACGGCCCTCCCGGGTATATTTGACCGCATTGGTGAGAAGGTTTATCAGTACCTGCCGGAAGCGTACTTCATCGCCTATCAGGCGGTTTGGAAGTTTACCGTCAATATCCACGGTGAACAGTATTGGTTTTTCGTTCAACCTGGTACGGATAATACTGATCACATCGTTAATCACCGAACTGAGTTGATAATCGGCCTCCACAAGGTCCAACTTACCCGATTCGATTTTAGAGAAGTCCAGGATATCGTTGATGATGGAAAGCAGGTTTGCCCCCGCCTGTTTGATACTCCGGGCATCCTCGTATACATCCTGGGGAATATCCTTCCGCAGGATCAGTTCGGTCATCCCCAGGATGGCATTCATGGGGGTCCGTATCTCATGGCTGGTATTGGCAAGGAATACGGTCTTTGCCATGGCCGCCCGTTCGGCTTCCAGCTTCGCCTTTACCAGGGGGGTAATATCGCTGGCATTGAAGAACAGCCCCGGGGTATCCCCCAGGAGTTTGTCTGCGATGATCTTGAGGTGCTGTTCTTCCCCATTGAATGGCAGTTTTATGGTTCCTTCATAAAACCCCTGGGAGGTGATGATTTCATGGACTATAAGTTTTAATTCCCTGGTTTTGAACAGATCCATCACGGGCTGCCCCACTGCCAGTTTACGGTCCTCAATGTTGGCAAGAGCCGCCAGGGGTTTGCTGATATGGGTAACCTGGTTGAGTTCGTCCACCAGGGCGATATAATCCGGGGTGGTTTCCAGCAGGGTTTGAAAAGCGTCCTGATCCTTGACCGATTCCTTATTATAATCGGCGGCGAATTTGGTAATAAAATAAATACAGACGGAACTAAAGGACAACTGAACCCATTTGGCCATCATTTCGCTTAAGGTTACATTGTTCCGCAGTGGGTTCATTATCATGGGAATGCGGAGGAGGATCAAAACCAGGTTTGATAAATTTGAGATGAGGATATACCGGAGAAATTTTGGGGGATTAAAGTACATGGCGCCTATACAGCAGATGGCCATGGAGCAAGTGAAAAGATAGACGAAACTTTTCATGGAGAAGGAAGCGGCAATGTACACGATGTAAATGAACAGGGGAACGGTGAACGCCGGATTCATGAAACGCCGTATTGCCCGGAAGAAAAGGATCACGGCAATTGAAACCGCGCAGCCTACCCCCACGATGATCCCTTCCCTGAGCCTGCCGCCTGAGACAGCGGTATAGATTCTGAAAATCGCGAAACTTGAGATACACAAAATGGCTATGGTATTTGCCAGATGATAATAGGGACTGTCCGCATCATTAACGGCGCCTATGGGGTTATGCATCAAAGGGAGCCCTCCTTTCGTAGCGAAGCCCCTTGGGTGTTACCATTCTAATCGCATGGGGGGCCACTTCCATGGTAATATTTGTATCAACAAGCATTTCACCGTCTAGTTGAATCAACAGGGGTTTTCCTGAGCGAATGGAAACTTTCTTTGCCCGTTTAAGCAAAACGTGATCCATGCGCCTTTTCCCGTGTAAATAGCGCTGTATACTCCGCAGCAGGGTAAGGGTACTCTGGCTTTTATAAAGCTGCGCATCCAGGTACCCGTCGTCGGGCACGGCGGTAGGTACGGGGCACATATCCCCGCCGTAACAGGGGCCGTTAGCGATATTGATGGTGGCGTAATTTCCGCTGTAATCTTCGCCGTCTATGGTAATGTCATAGTGCTGAAAGATAAGTTTCTGATCAAAGAGGGAAATAAAGCCGGCCAGAAAAACCAGAAAGGTATATATAAAGGGAAATTTATTACTGTATTTGAAGTATTTTTTTTCCAGGACCTTCATTCTGATTACCGCCGTGGATTCCATCCCTACGGTACTGACGTTAATGGCATAATTATTCCCATAATAAATCAGGTCCGTAGGGATGATATTAGTTTCGTCTATCAGGGCGTCGATGTTTCTGAACAAGTGGTGTTTTCCCTCCCCAAAGGCGCGTATATAGTCGTTGGTTTTTCCATAGGGTACGGAAACCAGTTCGGCGTTGGGAAATCCCACGGCGCCGTTTATACAATCAAATAAAATACCGTCCCCCCCCAGGGCGTAGATGCGGACCGTTTCCGACGTTTCGACTTTTGCCATCTGTTGGTGGATCATTCCCACGGCATCCCGGGGAAACCGGGAGATATGGATAAAACAATCCCCGCCGCCACCCATACCATTGGCGCCGCCATCCATACCCCTGGCGCTGTTTCGGGATGCAAAGCAACGCTTTATCTCCAGAAGCACGGCGTCAAAATCTCCCTGGTCCAGGAAAGAACGGGGGTTGATAACAAATAGGTGACGCATCGCTATAACCTTCCTTTATTTTGGCGGATTACCGTCAGCTTTTCGATTGCTTCCTGTTTTAAGGCTTCTGCGAGTTCTTTAAACAGGAGGAGACAGGAGGCGGAAATTGCTCCGGCCTCGGAGCTTTCTTTTTTTTCCGCCTGCTTTTCAGGGTTCAATATGTGGGCTATAAGGTTCGGAGTTGTCGCCATCAGGGCCTTTGCTGATCCGTTTCTTTTATTCATGGAATACCGCCATCCTCTCGTATACCGAACCGCCGGGGGTAGCGATTTTTACTGCCTGGGGGATAATTTTGGCCGTGATGTTCGTATCCAGGAATATCTCGCCGTCCAATTGCAATACCAGCGGTTCCTCTGACCGGACAGTAACTTCGACCGCCCTTTTGTATGTGATGTATGAAGGAAATTTCCGGTATTTTCCGTATAGATAACCGGTGCCTACCCGTATGACATTCAGGCTGTTGGTACTGTTGAAAAGCAGCACATCAAGCAACCCGTCATCCGGCATAGCGGCGATGGCGGCTTTTTTGTCACCCCCATAACAGGGACCATTTGCAATGTTGATTGTCGTGTAATTTCCGCTGAATTCTTCACCGTCAATAGTAATCGTGTATTTTTGCTTGATGATACTTGGGGTAAACGCCGAGATGACCCCTGCCCAAAAAAATGTGAAATCATATAGAGCTTTGCGTATGGGGAGAGAAAATTTTGTCAGGTATGGTGTATACAAGGCATGTAATTCCGCAGCCTTGTGAACCGCATAGGCTTCCATGCCGATGGTACAGGTATTTAGGGCGTAATTGTTCCCGCAGAATATCACATCCG is a window from the Treponema primitia ZAS-1 genome containing:
- a CDS encoding ATP-binding protein; its protein translation is MHNPIGAVNDADSPYYHLANTIAILCISSFAIFRIYTAVSGGRLREGIIVGVGCAVSIAVILFFRAIRRFMNPAFTVPLFIYIVYIAASFSMKSFVYLFTCSMAICCIGAMYFNPPKFLRYILISNLSNLVLILLRIPMIMNPLRNNVTLSEMMAKWVQLSFSSVCIYFITKFAADYNKESVKDQDAFQTLLETTPDYIALVDELNQVTHISKPLAALANIEDRKLAVGQPVMDLFKTRELKLIVHEIITSQGFYEGTIKLPFNGEEQHLKIIADKLLGDTPGLFFNASDITPLVKAKLEAERAAMAKTVFLANTSHEIRTPMNAILGMTELILRKDIPQDVYEDARSIKQAGANLLSIINDILDFSKIESGKLDLVEADYQLSSVINDVISIIRTRLNEKPILFTVDIDGKLPNRLIGDEVRFRQVLINLLTNAVKYTREGRIILTITGETHEDRIVLTISVADTGIGIKQEDMGKLFGEFQQLDTHKNQGVEGTGLGLAISRKLCRLMGGDITVNSAYGAGSIFTASIPQRFWDQESLASIENSETKTVLLYESRKEYAESLVRSMKNLGVPVTAVRNADGIIQELRACSHPGEKQYAFAFVCAPAVEAALSVIQELSLPTKLVLLANQEEIVSFKNIPIITMPAYTLSIANVINEKTDTPYHKETNLRFIAPDARLLIVDDIVTNLNVAKGLLSLYQTDITTATGGREAVELIKRNRYDIVFMDHMMPEMDGIEATAAIRAWEDEQPEHTKNVPIIALTANAVTGMKEMFLSKGFNDYLSKPIEISKLDGMMDKWIPPEKRVKPAPGTAPKRITETTDIHIDGVDTAKGLTMTGGNEAAYRKVLTTFRKDAWERLPLLEQVPNAQELSLFTTNVHALKSAAATIGAAAVSKKAEELEAAGRAGDIPLIEKELPHFYRELKKLAEQIGAALNSGAAADTGSDISRYLPLFAKLREALRQEQPGLIHNILTELENKPINAETKELISSISNSVLMTEFENAL
- a CDS encoding diacylglycerol/lipid kinase family protein, with the protein product MRHLFVINPRSFLDQGDFDAVLLEIKRCFASRNSARGMDGGANGMGGGGDCFIHISRFPRDAVGMIHQQMAKVETSETVRIYALGGDGILFDCINGAVGFPNAELVSVPYGKTNDYIRAFGEGKHHLFRNIDALIDETNIIPTDLIYYGNNYAINVSTVGMESTAVIRMKVLEKKYFKYSNKFPFIYTFLVFLAGFISLFDQKLIFQHYDITIDGEDYSGNYATINIANGPCYGGDMCPVPTAVPDDGYLDAQLYKSQSTLTLLRSIQRYLHGKRRMDHVLLKRAKKVSIRSGKPLLIQLDGEMLVDTNITMEVAPHAIRMVTPKGLRYERRAPFDA
- a CDS encoding diacylglycerol/lipid kinase family protein, producing the protein MNRAVNDFLNMRHLFIINPVSFGRRTDMDAVMLDIENCFAELGMWDYAFFVSRFPRDAIGEIRRFAGEAGEKKTIRIYAVGGDGILFDCLNGVIGLENAELAAIPYGNSNDFVRAFGEGKEALFRDIKKQAVSPVIPTDVIFCGNNYALNTCTIGMEAYAVHKAAELHALYTPYLTKFSLPIRKALYDFTFFWAGVISAFTPSIIKQKYTITIDGEEFSGNYTTINIANGPCYGGDKKAAIAAMPDDGLLDVLLFNSTNSLNVIRVGTGYLYGKYRKFPSYITYKRAVEVTVRSEEPLVLQLDGEIFLDTNITAKIIPQAVKIATPGGSVYERMAVFHE